CAACATTTGGCACATCCCCCACTCGTTCATAAAGCTCCGTGGGTGCCATTAAGTATTCCTTTGCTCTTGCGATAACTTTTGAGGGCTCTTCGAGATCAAGAAGCGCCACGCCTGCCCTGTAGATTAAACCATTGCAACGAGGAGCCGTGCCGTGGTAAATAACCAACCAGCCTTCGTTAGTTTTTATCGGCGGCGCCCCCGGCCCAATTTTCCCTTGGTCCCAAGCAAAACGACGGCTTTCCATTATGCACTGCGGCCTTCCCCAGTAGACTAAATCGGGCGAATAAGATATCCATATGTGCCCTTGACCCCCAGGCTGGAAAGGTCTATCCAAACGCACATATAGCCCATTAATTTTCTCTGGGAAAAGCACCATGTTTCGGTTCGTGGGCTCGGATGCAATCGCAACTTTCTCGAATGTTCGAAAATCCTTCGTCTTGCTTACGGAAACTTGGCAGCCATAGCGGTTTTCGGCAGCATAGCAAATATAGTATGTGTCATCAATCTTTGTGATTCGAGGATCATATATCGCTTCCTCATAGGTAAGAAACAGCTCCTCCGTCGGCACGAGAATCGGCTCAGGCTCTATATCAAAGTGAATGCCATCATCACTCCATGCAAGACGCATGGTCTGATAACCCTGCCTACTCTCAACTCGAAGCACAGCAACATATCGGTCTCCAAACTTGTGTACTGCGCTGTTGAATACGGCATTCGCGCCAGGAATCATCGCCGGCGTAATGATTGGATTGCCTGGATATCGCCTTATGATTTCTGTCATGTCTAGCTCCTTTTAATTAAACTTCTAAAAAACCCTTTGGCTGGAAATCTGACAACTACTTTAAGCGCTGCTTAACCTCCGAAATAGAAAGCCCCAAGATCTCGAAGGTCTTTTCGCGACTAGTGGCGCCTGCGGTAAGGGAAATTTGCGACTTCTTTATGCCAAGCCGGTCGGCAAGTAACTCTATACATGCTTTATTCGCAGTTCCTTCTACTGGCGGGGCGGTTACCTTTACAAGAAGGACATCATCCTTCCATCCCATAATCTGGTTTCGTGAGCTTCTTGGATTAACGCGAACTTTAAGAAGAGTCTTCTCCATATCCCTTACCATTTAACCATCCGTCGATACACCTCGTCTGTTTCATCGCCAGGGGACTTCGGCTCGAAAGTCTGATAATTCTCGGACTTGAGGATTAGCACGCCTTCGCCACCAATCCGAGTTGAGGTGTATATTTCCTCTGAAACCTCGAATTCCCTTTGCTCGCCTTCGTATTTGAAAGTAATAAAATATCGTGATATCGGCTGACCTACTGCGTCTGAATATTCAGATGCCCTGCGCTTATCCATTACGCACGCAGGAACACGGCGAAAGCGAGTTGAGCGGCCTTCACGCCATTCGCGATATCCCCGACGCAATGCAAAAAACACGAGCACCCATAAGATTACAACATATAGCGCAATAAGAATCCCTATTATAAATAGCTTCATTTTTCCTGCTAGTTCACCAGTACCAGCAACAGAAATACTGCGCTGTTTTGAAGTGCATGCGCAACCATAGATGAAATAAGTGAGCCTCGCTCATACGTCAAGATTGCAAATGCCGTTCCTAACACAAAAACCGGCAGGAAGTGAATCGGAAACGGATGAATGCTTGCAAAAATAATAGCTGAAACGACGACAGCTACATTTACACCCCATCGGGCACGCAATCCAGTAAAAAGCACACCGCGAAAGAACAGCTCTTCGAAGAACGGCGCGGCAACTGCAACCAATAGGAATAAGAGCATCTTGGCAATGATTGTATCAGCCTGAAGGCAGAGCGGCAAGACCGGATTCTCAGGCGAACGGATATACCTCTCCATCAACTGCGAAATATACCCCGCCGCGAGAACAAGTGGAAGAGCCGCACAATACCCACCAATTCCAAAAAGCACATTGCGACCAAAATTGTCAACCTTTAACCCAAGGCTTTTCCACGACCAACCCGCAAGATTAAGCCGGAAGGAGAGATACGCAAGCGCCACAAGTCCACCGAAAACGTAAGTCCCAGCTGTTACTGCAATTGCGAAAGTAGGGTTAAGTTCCTCCGAAACAAAATTTGCTGTTCCAAGCAAGACACCCCCGATGAGCTGTGATGCCAGAAGCACTATGAGATATGTAATGAAAACTTCAAGCAAGTATCCTGCTATTACACTAGGGTCAGCCTGAATTTCAATGGGAACCGAGGTTCGCAGGGCTTTTGGGTGAATTTTCAAGTCAATATAGGCTATCAAGAGCACTAACCCTGCAAAAAGAACAGCTAGTGCGCATAGAAAAATCCCAGATAAAATGACAGCATTAACCCCAGCAGAATTCAGCGCCGCCATTTGCTGTTGTTTAGCCTGCTCATCAAGCCCTGCCTGTCGGTAGAGGTCTCTTAAAGCAAGATGCGCATACCAGCCTAGATGAAGATTGTTTATCCTATGCTCGAATATTGGAACGTCAGGCCTTGGCACGCCGGGCTTTAGGTAAATCGAGCGCCACATATCCGCCTCAATAAGCAACTGCTTCTGCCTGTGCTTGCTGTATTCTGGCCGCGCAGCCGTTTCCTCAAGAAGCTGAATTGCCTTTTCAATGCCCAGAGGGTTTATATCATGTTTGAGAATAATGTATCGGCGGACGTAGCGAGGAATGGGCGTCTCTTGGACCACCTCTTGGTACGCCTTAATGGCCCTTCTCTTTAAAAAGTCCGCGGCATCAACCGTTGATTCGTCTCTTTTAAATTCTGCCAAGCGTTCGTAAGCATAGGAAATCTTTACCATCATGTCTGTCTGAAAAGCAAGCGGGGAAAAAGAATCGCCCCTCGACGATAGCGCATCAAGCCTCTGGAGATAGCCAATAAGCACTATCAGCAAACCGAGAGTCACTAACAAGCTGATAAATCGCTTCTCGGGATATCTAGGGGAATTGTTGGAGAAAACAGAATCGTTCACAGGACATCCTGAAGAAATAGGCATCTTCCTACGCCCAACTCTTTGAGCAAGGATATTTTGGCCCTTTTATTTGTTTGGTTTGCCCAACTCTGTAGAGCGCAATGTAGCGGCCGTCACTGCCTCGATTGCCGCCGAGCGGAACCCTGCTTTCTCAAGAGCTGCAATACCAGCTATTGTTGTGCCGCCGGGCGTCGTCACCCTATCGCGAAGCTCGGCTGTATGAGTTCCCGTCTGGAGAACCATTTCTGCTGCTCCAGCCACCGTCTGAGCTGCCAGCATAACGGCTGTCTGCCTTGGCAATCCCATCCGTACGCCACCATCGGCCAATGCTTCGATGAACATATATACGTATGCAGGGCCACTGCCGCTCAACCCAGTAACGGCATCCATCTTGTCTTCAGTTACCTGAACCGCCTTTCCCACCGCACCAAATATTTGGAGCGCAATTTCCATGTGGGATGGCGTGGCAGATTTACCGGGAGCAAGTGCGCTAGCGCCTTTCCCAATCAACGCTGGAGTGTTCGGCATAACGCGGATAACAGGAACGTCTTCTCCTAACTTATTTTGAATGCTCTCGGTGGTGATTCCAGCGGCGATAGAAATAACAAGCTGGTCCGTTTTAATCTCACTACCAATCTCCCCAAGGACCTCCGACATGACGAATGGCTTCACTGCCAGGATTAGAATATCAGCCCATCTAGCGACCGACTTGTTATCGTCAGTAGCCTTCACTCCCAGCTGCGCGCTGAATACCTCTCGCCGCTTTTCATCAGGATCAGATGCAATGATGGCTTCGGCGCTCACCCCGGCACTTAAAAGACCTCGTGCAATTGCCTCTGCCATCATGCCGGCACCGATAAAACCTATCTTTTTATTTCCAAGCACTATGGATGCTCTCCTCGCTAGGTCGTTTCAAACACTCCAGGAGATGCCTTGTGCAAATCGTCCGGCACATCAATAACCACATTGCTAGGCGCAAATAGGTAAACGCGCTCGCCAACCTTCTCGACGAAGCCGTTGAGGGCATAAGTCACGCCGTTCAGAAAGTCAATGATGCGCTCAGACATCTCTTGATCCGACTTTTCCAGGTTTATTATCTGTTGCCGGCCCTCTTTTAATCCGTCTGCCGCTAGCCTTGCATCCTCGAAAGAAGTAGGCTGCCTTACCGACACGTGGCTCACCCTCGCAGAATGTAATCGCAGAGTTAACGGCCTGCCCCGCGGGTCATCTGCACCGACGACCTCCTCAGGGAACTCCTCTTCGTCAATCTCCGAGATGCCGATTCCCCGCTTTATCCTCGACCAGAAACCTCTATGCTCGTTCCCATCTGTGGACATATCACTATTCATCTTACGCCCTCCTTATTCCTCTTCTTACGCCTACTTGGGAATTAAAAAATTTTAGCCTCTCATGCTAAGAAAGAAATTTAGTTGGCAATCAAAGCAAAGAATAAATCCATTAAACCCGTGGCCCAAAAATCGCCGTTCCAATTCGAACCATGTTTGATCCTTCCTCGATAGCTATCTCAAAATCGGATGTCATTCCCATTGATAGCCAAACACGGTGGTCTATTGGTAGCTCATCCCAAAGCTTTTTTAGTTTGGCAAATGACCTTCTAATGACGGCTTGATTATCAACAAACGGCGCAATTCCCATTAAACCCTGAAGCCTGACTCCTTCAATCCCCAAAACCTCTTCCACCAAGTCTAGCGCTTGGTCCGGTGCCACGCCAAACTTAGACTCTTCGCCCGAGATGTTGACCTCGATTAAAACATCCGAGGTCTTTCCAATCGCTACCGACCGCTTTCCAATCTCCCTAGCCAGCTTTACGCTATCCACCGTCTGAATAAGATCAAATATCCCAACAGCAATACGGACTTTGTTCGTTTGGAGATGCCCAATCATGTGCCACCGTGCCCGCAAGCCTATCGCCTCGAACTTCGCCAGCGCATCTTGAACGTAATTCTCGCCAATGTCAGTTACACCTGCGGCAAGGGCCTCCTCAATCCTGTCTATGCCGACGGTTTTTGTCACTGCAACGAGAACAATATCTTCGGCAGAGCGGCCGACCCGCTCTGCGGCGGCTGAAATCCTATCCTTGACCCGCCTTAAGTTATCTGCTATGGACATGGTTCGGCTTACTTTCGCAATCGGTATACCACATACCTTCTGCTAGGAGCTTTTTGGTAATTATAACACAAAAGGATAGGCACAACAATGAACAAGTAAAAATGCTAAAACAACTACTTTGCTGCTACATAGAAAACCCGATCGCTGGCTCCTGTTGCCTCTCTAAAGGTGTATCCATGATATGTAGCCAATACCGTAAGACCTGATTGGGCTAGCATCGAAACAATTTCATTTTGAGTATACGCACGCTGGTAGTGATTGAGCTCAATATGGCGAGGACCCTCAGCGGTTTTGTAATCAAATGACATGCGAATTGTACAAATTCGCGATGACTCATCATACGAACTTCGCCAAAAATATTCGACTGGCGAGCCACTTCCGATATTATCTTGGTCGAAGAACCCCGCCTCTAAAGCAAGCTGTGTGTTAAGGTCGAAAATCAAAAGGCTATCCTTCGCCATGTGTTCGGCTGTCCTGTGAAATGCTTCGAGAAGATCATCGGGATTCAGAATATAATTCAGACTATCAAAAAGCGAGATTACCAAGTCAAACTGCCTTTCTAATGACAAACGGCAGACGTCCTGAACGTAGAAATCCAAGGAAACGTGCTCCATCCGAGCTTTCTCGCGAGCAATTGCTATCATTCCAGGCGAGATATCTACCCCGACAACGTGATAGCCCTTTTTTGCAAGGAGAATGCTCACACTCCCCGTCCCACAGCATAGGTCGAGCACCCATTTGGGCCTACGGCAAAACTTTTTTACGATGCGCTGGATATATTCAACCCAAGTTGTATAGGGCACACCAGCCATGAGCGTATCATAGAAGACCGCAATCTCATCAAACTGCTTGGAAATCTGCTCATTAGGACCGAGATGTTCATGCGAGCTCATAGCGCTAGTGTACCACAAAGTAATGTACAGTGGAACTGCAGAGGGTTAGGTATCAATTGTTCGTGAAGATGGCTACATTCGCTCTTCAGCAAGCACCTTGCACGATTCCGGCACACTGGACTCGTACGCCAAATCTTCTCGAGGGATAATAGCAACGCTTAAGATTCCGCCAAGGCTAGCAAGAATACCACAAAGCATAAGAACCCCGCGAACCGAATAAAAATCAGCCGCCACGGTCGAAACATAGGTGGCAGTCAAATTAATCGCTGAATAAAGCGTCCAAAACATGG
This Armatimonadota bacterium DNA region includes the following protein-coding sequences:
- a CDS encoding class I SAM-dependent methyltransferase; protein product: MSSHEHLGPNEQISKQFDEIAVFYDTLMAGVPYTTWVEYIQRIVKKFCRRPKWVLDLCCGTGSVSILLAKKGYHVVGVDISPGMIAIAREKARMEHVSLDFYVQDVCRLSLERQFDLVISLFDSLNYILNPDDLLEAFHRTAEHMAKDSLLIFDLNTQLALEAGFFDQDNIGSGSPVEYFWRSSYDESSRICTIRMSFDYKTAEGPRHIELNHYQRAYTQNEIVSMLAQSGLTVLATYHGYTFREATGASDRVFYVAAK
- a CDS encoding glycoside hydrolase family 130 protein; protein product: MTEIIRRYPGNPIITPAMIPGANAVFNSAVHKFGDRYVAVLRVESRQGYQTMRLAWSDDGIHFDIEPEPILVPTEELFLTYEEAIYDPRITKIDDTYYICYAAENRYGCQVSVSKTKDFRTFEKVAIASEPTNRNMVLFPEKINGLYVRLDRPFQPGGQGHIWISYSPDLVYWGRPQCIMESRRFAWDQGKIGPGAPPIKTNEGWLVIYHGTAPRCNGLIYRAGVALLDLEEPSKVIARAKEYLMAPTELYERVGDVPNVVFVTSAVPDYEKDEVRLYYGAADTVFCMAVAKIRDLIEFARTK
- a CDS encoding DUF2500 family protein; the protein is MKLFIIGILIALYVVILWVLVFFALRRGYREWREGRSTRFRRVPACVMDKRRASEYSDAVGQPISRYFITFKYEGEQREFEVSEEIYTSTRIGGEGVLILKSENYQTFEPKSPGDETDEVYRRMVKW
- the proC gene encoding pyrroline-5-carboxylate reductase; this translates as MLGNKKIGFIGAGMMAEAIARGLLSAGVSAEAIIASDPDEKRREVFSAQLGVKATDDNKSVARWADILILAVKPFVMSEVLGEIGSEIKTDQLVISIAAGITTESIQNKLGEDVPVIRVMPNTPALIGKGASALAPGKSATPSHMEIALQIFGAVGKAVQVTEDKMDAVTGLSGSGPAYVYMFIEALADGGVRMGLPRQTAVMLAAQTVAGAAEMVLQTGTHTAELRDRVTTPGGTTIAGIAALEKAGFRSAAIEAVTAATLRSTELGKPNK
- a CDS encoding type II CAAX endopeptidase family protein, which codes for MNDSVFSNNSPRYPEKRFISLLVTLGLLIVLIGYLQRLDALSSRGDSFSPLAFQTDMMVKISYAYERLAEFKRDESTVDAADFLKRRAIKAYQEVVQETPIPRYVRRYIILKHDINPLGIEKAIQLLEETAARPEYSKHRQKQLLIEADMWRSIYLKPGVPRPDVPIFEHRINNLHLGWYAHLALRDLYRQAGLDEQAKQQQMAALNSAGVNAVILSGIFLCALAVLFAGLVLLIAYIDLKIHPKALRTSVPIEIQADPSVIAGYLLEVFITYLIVLLASQLIGGVLLGTANFVSEELNPTFAIAVTAGTYVFGGLVALAYLSFRLNLAGWSWKSLGLKVDNFGRNVLFGIGGYCAALPLVLAAGYISQLMERYIRSPENPVLPLCLQADTIIAKMLLFLLVAVAAPFFEELFFRGVLFTGLRARWGVNVAVVVSAIIFASIHPFPIHFLPVFVLGTAFAILTYERGSLISSMVAHALQNSAVFLLLVLVN
- a CDS encoding DUF167 domain-containing protein — protein: MVRDMEKTLLKVRVNPRSSRNQIMGWKDDVLLVKVTAPPVEGTANKACIELLADRLGIKKSQISLTAGATSREKTFEILGLSISEVKQRLK
- a CDS encoding cell division protein SepF, whose amino-acid sequence is MNSDMSTDGNEHRGFWSRIKRGIGISEIDEEEFPEEVVGADDPRGRPLTLRLHSARVSHVSVRQPTSFEDARLAADGLKEGRQQIINLEKSDQEMSERIIDFLNGVTYALNGFVEKVGERVYLFAPSNVVIDVPDDLHKASPGVFETT
- a CDS encoding YggS family pyridoxal phosphate-dependent enzyme, with the translated sequence MSIADNLRRVKDRISAAAERVGRSAEDIVLVAVTKTVGIDRIEEALAAGVTDIGENYVQDALAKFEAIGLRARWHMIGHLQTNKVRIAVGIFDLIQTVDSVKLAREIGKRSVAIGKTSDVLIEVNISGEESKFGVAPDQALDLVEEVLGIEGVRLQGLMGIAPFVDNQAVIRRSFAKLKKLWDELPIDHRVWLSMGMTSDFEIAIEEGSNMVRIGTAIFGPRV